The genomic stretch CCCGCCATCCTCATACCAAGCCGATTCTCCCGCACTGCGGAACCTCCACGACTCCGCATTTGGTGATGGTCTGCGGAGAGGAATTGGAGCCCTGGGCTCATCCCCCCCGGAATCTGTAGAGCAACCCAATGGAAGGAGGATGCTGCACTCTGAACTTGCTGCGAACCGCTCCCGCGGTCTCATGTCATCGAGTGTAGGTGCACGACCAACATACAAGGACGAGGAATGGGACGAGACAGACATGATTGGCAAATTCGAAGAGGATCTTCTGCCGAACTCGCTCAGCGATTTACTTACACCCCAGGAAAAGATGCGCCGCTTCTCGCGCGACCAAGGCGAACATGAGAGCTCGCTTTCACACCGTGCTTCGCAATCCAGGCTTGGTGTCTCTCCGACGGCATCAGACCTCAAATATGGATCACCGTCCGGAGCTACCGCTTCGCCATCACGTTTCCAGTCCATGTGGGCTAAGCCACGAGGACCCACGTACGACTCCGGATTTGAATCTGGTTCTTTGCCCGGGCAGTCGGCTTTCGGGCATGTTGGCTCACCACTTCGTAATTCGACCCTCCACCCTGGAGCCAGTCCCTCACTGCGCGCTATGAACCGTCCCCAAACTGGTGATACAAGTTCCTACCTCGCTTCCCCTCCCCGCCAAGCGTCAATGAGCATGATCAGTCAGCAATTGCAGCGTACCCGTCTATCCAATGAGCCGCCCAGCATTACCAGCAACCCCGTTCATCCAGGCATCAACCGCGTCACCTCTGCCTCTAGTATCGGCAGTTCGAGCGGACGTCTTGGAATGGATCGTGCTGTtagcagcagcagcattAATCGTGAGAGGATTGAAGAAGAGCAGGGCTTGTTCAGtatggaagaagaagaagaccTCAACAAGAGCAGAGACGGCGCATCTACTACTTCAAGCACAAGCAACAAGCGCTTGAGTGGCTTGTCTTGGGGTAGTGGGGGCGGTAAGGGCAGCCCCAACCTCGCACCTGTTGGCAGCCATCGCGCCAATGGTACCTCAGGTCTCGGAAAAGAATCAGGACCTTGGAGCAACAACGCTTAAGTCTACACAACTAAGCCTATCTATTTGCGGCTCTCTGCGATACCAATGTCTCTTACCCGCGGTAAAGCCGTAAGTCGAAAACGTGGCTTTCTCACATGTTCAAAATCGGGTGGAAATCTTTAGCGTTTCTGGCGACTTGCATACGGGCCATTCACTCTTTTACGTGGACCCATAATTTTCATAATTTTTCAAGCAACATTTGATGCTCGGCATATACAAAAAAGTCTTTAGGCTTCGGCTTCGGATATTCAAGCGGGCACGACTAGGCACATCGTACGCGATGTGCTGCTCGCCCTTTTTCTTTTCCATCTATCCCTGCACCATTTTCAAAGGAGTTGTGCGTTCCTTCTTTTTTTTTAACAATCTACGGACAACGGAGTTCAACTGCACACATACATCAAGTCAGCGACATGTTTTCGCGATAGGGCCTTCTCCAGATCTACGTGGATCGAAACATTTTCCTTATCATGAGCATTTACGATGGATATGAAATGAAGATTAGTAGTTTAGTTTACTGTACATATATACTTGATACTTACAAAACATCTTGAGTGATTACAAGAGCCAAGCGTAGATGTGAGTATTAGTGGTGTTTGCTGTTTGTGGTGTGAATGATCAATGCGAACTTGAACCAATGTTTTGGGtgacataaaatactggacagtgtgggtaagcacccAATAGATGAGTCTGacgactacagtggctttttGACACTGCtatgtccagtattttataaCACCTGGGTGTAGGGTCCGTACAGAAGATTATAGATGTAGCGTATCTTTCCTTTATCAAGTGTCGCGCTTCTAGATTCTATCAAGACAACGAGATCTACTACTACTATCTACACCTCACACTTTCGGACCCAAGGAACCTCTAAAACTGGCCTTGTAATCTTACAACTTCGCCTTTGCCGAAACACCCATTGGCACATCCGTCTTACTCCTCTCCTTCAACAACCTTCTCAAAATCTTGCCACTCGCACTCTTGGGCACCTCATCCACAAACACAACGCCGCCTCTCAGCCTCTTGTGATTCGCCACTTTCTTATTCATCCATTCGACTATCGCCCGCGCTTCTTTCTCGCCCGCTCCTGCACGCTTGGATGCGACAATATACGCCCTAGGAATCTCTGTATGCTGCTGTTCATCATTGACGCCAATGACGGCTACATCGTCGATCAAGTCGCTCTCCATGAGTTTGCCCTCGAGCTCTGCAGGCGGAACCTGGAAGCCCTTGTATTTGATGAGTTCCTTGACGCGATCGGTGATGTAAAAGTTGTGTTTTTCGTCTTGGAAGCCAATGTCGCCGGTTTTGAAGTAGCCGTCGGGGGTAATTGCGTCTTTTGTCGCCGCTTCGTTCTTCCAGTAGCCCTTGAAGATGTTGGGGCCGGACATCCAGAGCTCGCCGACTTGGCCGGGACCTAGCTCTGTGCCGTCTGCGGCAATGTATTTGGCGTGCATGTTGGGGAGGAGCTTGCCGACGCTGCCGACGGAGGAGTACCATTCGTCCCAGGGCTGGAGGGTGAGGTGGGTTAGTGAATTGTAGAGAAGGGGTAGATGTGGTGGTTGCGTACCTGGCCATGTGTCATGGGGCTTGTTTCGCTGAGACCGTATGCTTGGGTAATCTTGATGTTCAGTCTCTTGTGCACGGATTCGACGAGCTCTTTTGTGAGAGGAGCGGCACCGCTTGTCATCATCTTTATGGACGAGAGATCGTACTTTTCCACCATTGCGTCGCGGGACAAGCGCACGATGATGGGGGGCGCGACGTATACAAAGGTGATCTTCTGGTTCTGAATTGTTTCCAAAAACGTCTTCATGTCGAAGCCTGGCATAACAACGAGCTCAATACCCCGGTGTATCGTTTGTAGCACTAGCGCCATGAGCCCGTAGATGTGAAAGAACGGAAGCACGCCTATGAATTTGTCTTCTGACGAGTACCATTTCCCGATCGCTCCTTTTGCAAGAAGGAGGTCAGATACCATGTTGCGGTGGCTGAGCATGACACCTTTTGGCAGTCCGGTAGTTCCAGAGCTGTATGCTAGGAATGCGAGGTCTTGAGGGTCGGCCTTTCTTCTGCGATAGTTTGGCGTTCCAAACGATTTCACAATGGCAGTCCAGTGCTTGTACCTGTTTGCACTGTGCTTCTCAGGACCTAGCAGGATCAGACGTTCATCCGGAATACCGACTTCCTTCGCTGCCTGGACCGCGGTGTCGAGAAACGCCATAGTGGTAACAAGTGCTTTGGCCCCTGAGTTCTTAAGTTGGTAAACCAATTCATCCTTGGAGTATCCGGGGTTGGCAGGTGTAACAATGCCACCTGCGTAGAAAGTTCCGAAGATGACTGGTGGGACGTCGATGTCGTTTGGTGTATACAATGCCAGTATATCATTTTTCTGCCAATCCCAGAGATCCCGTAACCCAATGCCAAACTGTGTTGCGGCCTTCTTTACGTCCGAGAAGGTGTAATTGCGGTCTGATTTGACCGCACGGTATATGACTTTGTCATCGGAAAATTCGCGATCCTTGCGATCGAACGTCAGACCCCAGAGGTCCACATCGGGAATCTCCACGTCAGGATAAGGCGACTTGGTAGGCATCTTGTACTTGTATGCTATATGTGACGGGCAGGCAAATGAAAAGGTGCAAAAAAGTTCGGAGATGGTTCAATATGATTGGGCAGCTATATAGTACTGCACGTGGTAGCGAAAGGAGATGGTCGATAGTTGGAAGGAGGCGTACGTAGTGTAGCGGGAGCTAGTCAGCTTATTGCGGGGTACCTCGGCGTATGGTAGTAGGCCCGATGCACGGAGAAGCCTCGGCGAAAGACTGCTTGCTCGGATTTGACTTTTGATTTTATTGTAGACGGAATATAGGCGTTCCGTGAAAGAGAAAAGAGTAACTGTCGAAGTATGATATCATCGTAGATGCTTAGTTGGGATAAACTGTGGTCGTTGTCCCAAAGAGGCAGGTAGCCAAGCTTTGGATTAGTCGCCTCTGATGCGTCACATACCTCGGCTTCCAGCAGCAACTACATGTAGGCGTGCTCGCAAGCTCATGATGGAAACTGACTGAAAAGTAATTAGTAAAAATTGTTTCTACTCAATTACTAGAATTTCTCCTCTCATATCGTGTTTTCAAACACGCAAGGCGCGAGTGAATATTTCACGTGATCAGGCCATCGGAATCCTTTAGTGCTTACGAAGTCCTGATGAATGACAGTCTCTTTTCTTGTTCGCTTGAATATCATGCCTGTGATATCGAACAAAGCTGAAGGGGTGATAAGAAGTCTGCTGATGATGCTTACCCCCACGTGCATTCAGCCAGTGTGTGTCAACCGATCGGGAGATGCGAAAGGTGGACACGCGTTGGAGAAACGTGTCTACGACCGCGAAAAGCGAAGAGCACGGGTTGATCTTGATCGGCTCACGCTACACAGTCGAGCCAGAGCAATGTTCCGGGTGAACCGGTCATACAAGACGGGTGTCGTGGCCTGCGTAGTGGTTATACGGCTTCGGCTGGGCACAGTTTCGGATCGATGATGGCGATCTGACGATGGAGCAGTACAGTACCCAAGACTGGGGCCCCACACGCCATTTGCACGTCGATGTCGAGGCTGCGTGATCGGGCCGTGGGTCAATTCACCTATCCGTTCCGAAGCGGCTCTGGGTACGGAGAAATTTGCATTCATATGCAAGCGGATATCAAAGTGCATGATACAGTAAAGCACCTCACAGGGCAGCGCAATTGCTTGGGGGGTGGCGCGGCTAAGGGAACCGTTCCCGCACGGGCGCACGGCCTACCGGAAGGGTGGGAACATGGAAGGCGCGAACTGCGACTGCGTGCGAGAAGACCCACCATCTATTATCATCCTGCTCACCCCATCCGGGTGCTCACTTGGAAAGAGAGGTTTTTTGCCGGTTGCCGCTACTCTCCCTGACCGCACTTGGCTACGAAATTACCGCGGAGTGTGCCAGGCTATCACCGCTTCTAGAGCCGTTATTGTATCTCACGACAGCACCAAGTCGACCCAGGGGCTTACCGTACGCACTCCCAATCGGTCTTGCAACCTCGACCTCCGTTGACCACCCGGACAGCTGGGTCGTCCCTCCAGCTCGCCGTGTCCGCTTCTGCATCGCCATTGGCTGCCGAGTGCTGTGCCGTGGGGAGGCTTGGACTTTCGAGGACCCATACGGCGTCATCGTCTAGGTGTGTGCGGAAGAAGGGTAATTTCTCTGCAGCGTGATAATCTGCACCACAACTGGGTCCTACAGGCCGTCTCAGCTGGCAGGGAAGCCGGCCTTAAGCAAGTGTCACCGGTAGCTACTTCTAATCCACAGGATGGGTAAGTGCCCCCCGACTCCCCCTCCCCCAAGTCGCCATCCGTCTTCCGCGCGCCATCACGGTCCTGCTTTTTTTCACCTCACATCTTGCACCCGACTCTCCTTGCTCGCTGACACTTGCCCACCAGACTCTACAGGGGATACATATCGTCCAAGTGACCGAGTAAGTACTGCCGtcccttcttcttctgtcATACGCATCGGAGCCGCCGTCAAGTGAGTAGTGGGCTGTGGGGAGCGAGTAGTGAGGCTGGATCCTGGCGCCTAGATCGGTATACGGGCATAGGGCGGGATCATCGATTTCCGTCTTTGATGCTGCCTACGCTTGAAAACCTTGGGCAATAATTCCCTTCACACTCGAACCTTCACAGGGTCGTGGGTGCGACCAGGTCACGTGAGGGCGGCAACTGCCGTGCGGCGGCGTGTTGTTCCCAGCTCCGAGCTGCTACTTACTCGTCCACTCGCGCATCCTCTCTCAAACCTCATCAACGCGCGAGCCCCAACAGCTCGCATCTCCATACGACTACCTCAATCAGCCTCATCGTCTCGGCCGATTGCCTCTGTTACATTTGCAATCATGTCGTACGAAACTGACAACTATGACCAGCGCGACCGCTCACCTCGTCGTCGATCTCGCTCACCGCGACGCTCCAGACGCTCTTACTCGCCCCGCAGCCGCTCGCGCAGCCGTGAGGATTACCGTCGCACAGAACGTCGCTCGCGCTCTCCAAACAGTGGCGCCCAAGCTGCGGCAGGTGGTTATCAGTCTTACGGTGCCGGTCGAGGAGGCTCATCGCGACCTGTCGAGAACAAGGGCGAGATGATGCAAAGTATTAGGGATTCTTCGCAACAAGACCGTCGCGTCTATGTGGGAAACTTATCATACGATGTCAAGTGGCACCACCTGAAGGATTTCATGCGTCAAGGTACGGCATCCATTGCGCCGCGTCAAGAGTTGGGCTAACGTGGAAAACAGCTGGTGAAGTCCTCTTTGCAGATGTCTTGCTGCTTCCCAACGGAATGTCAAAGGTAACAAAAGATGGCTTGTCTTGTTCGTGAGAAGGATGGAGGTTGACTGGCCCGTGCTTGGGTGTAGGGCTGTGGTATCGTGGAATATGCGACCCGGGAGCAGGCGCAGAACGCCGTTGCATCGCTCAGCAACCAGAACCTAATGGGCCGCCTCGTATACGTTCGCGAAGACCGAGAGGCCGAGCCTCGATTCAGCGCCCCCGGCGGCGGCGGTCGCGGAGACTTTGGCGGTGGAATGGGCCCACGCGGCGGCTATGGAGGTGGTTTTGGCGGTCACCCAGCTGCTGGTGGCGCCGGTGCTGGACGACAGGTCTATGTTGCCAACGTTTGTACCCCGTTTTCTAACCTTTTCTAGTATTTGGTCACGTTTACTAACATGTTTATATAGCTTCCCTATAACGTAGGCTGGCAAGACTTGAAAGACCTCTTTCGTCAGGCTGCCAACAACGGTCAAGTGCTTCGCGCTGACGTCCACACCGCGCCTGACGGCCGTCCTAAGGGCTCCGGCATCGTTGCATTCGAGACACCCGAGGACGCACGCAATGCCATTACCCAGTTCAACGGCTATGACTGGCAGGGCCGAAACCTAGAGGTTCGTGAGGACCGTTTCGCCGGTGCTCAGGGTGGTTTCGGCGGCCGTGGCGGATTTGCTGGCGGTCGTGGAGGCTTTGGTGGAGGCTTTGGACGTGGTGGTTTTGGTGCCCGTGGTGGCTTCGGTGGCGGCTTCGGCGGTCGTGGAGGCTATGGCGGTGGTGCTGGATACGGTGGTGGTGCTCCTGGCGGCCCTGCCTTCGACCCCAAtgctgctcctgctgcaCCGAACCCGTTCACAGACTATGCTACCGCAGGTGGAGAGCCTAGTAACACCATCTACGTCCGTAACCTTCCCTGGTCGACTAGCAACGAGGATCTCGTCGAGCTCTTCACTACTATCGGCAAGGTCGAGCGCGCTGAGATTCAGTATGAGCCCAACGGCCGCTCTCGTGGAACTGGTGTTGTCGAATTTGAGAAGGCTGCAGACGCAGAAACCTCTATTGGTAAGATTTCTGCCACCCCAAATACTATGCATATGCTAACAAACTCCCAGCCAAGTTCACCGGTTATCAGTACGGTGGCAGACCCCTGGGCCTGGCCTATGTCAAGTACACTAATCTGGGTAACGGCGACGCCATGGAGGGTACTGAGCACACAGGTGGCTTGACTCAGGATCAAATCATGTAATCCGGTCTCGGGTATACGGAGTTTCCTTGACGTGGCAAATATTTGCTAGTTCGTTCATGCGAACTATATGTGTGTTCCGCTTATGAGCGCCGTCATGTTACGAGGTTCTTTGATCTCATGTTTCGAGTCTCTCCTCGGAGAAGAGGGTTGAGAATAATTTGCTCAAGCTTTCTGATCAACGGGGATACTGCGGAACAAAATTTCATTGTCTAGGGAAAATGGCTAGCTGTCAAGAGGTAGCTTCAGATCGCATGGAGATCTCATGGGTTCACAACCGGTCCTTCTGATATCGTGATTATGTTCGTGCATTTTGAATATTGAAGGACGTGAGAAGCTTTATGGCTGCTGCAGTAGCTTCATCGTCCATTCATATACGGCCCATTGTACGGCATTGACAACGAAAGCTCGTACACTACATATCCCAAGACCTCTAAAGAATACGCCCATACCCTCTGTCCGGTATGCTAAACTTGCGATTTCGACTGAACTCAATCGCTTCCATTGCGTCTCTGTTGGCAATAGCAGGCCCTGTTCACTCTGTGCTGCCGGTGCGTGTAGAATTTGAGTCTGCACCCTCGTCTTGATGACATCCAACGGAAAGATAGAGGCCCAGGTAATCACCCCGGCCAGACCACCACACAACAGCACTTTCATAGCCGTTTCTCTATCCGAGTCATTTGGCGAACTCCAGGCCTGTTTGGACAGCTCATAGGACCAGAAACTATCCCTCGTCAGCGGTCCGATTCTTCATTCTCCAACTCCCATCTTCGCAGACTCACTAGAATCCATAGCCCACCGCATCCCTCACACTAGTTATACCACCACCATAGTATAACCCCCTGATTCCCTCCGATCTCCACACATCTCTCGCTATAGTCCAAGACGTTGTTGCCGCATGGGTAGAGACCTGCGCCCGACACTTTACAAGCTCAGTAGGCGCGCTGACGACAAAGGACGCAAGACCGCCCGTTGCGCCAGCGAGAAAGACCTTTGAAAAGTTGGTCGGCGACGAGGGGTTCTCGTGGAGTAGGGAGAGTGTGCGGTTATATGTTACGAAGAGGAGGGCATTGAGCGCGCCGTAGGTGAGTATCGGTGCTGTTGCGCCTATACTGAACCGGTTTGCTCGTTAGCTTCTTGTAGTTTCCCTTTTTTTCCCTCTTCATCGCTTTGGTCGATTCTTACCTCGCACTAGGGATCCGGCATTTTCAAAGTTCCCTTTGAAGGATGTTGGGGAAGGGAGGGGGGATGTAGCTTCGAGGGTTTGGGCGGCCTTGCCGGCTTGGAGTCGCGTTTTTATGAGGTCAAGTGGGTTGCCAATTATTATTCCAGCGGCGCCGGATACATAGCCTGCCCAGAAATCGGCGGACATGATGATTTGGAGAGGCTAGGTGGGATGGGGGTCGAGGGGCTACATTGTTGGTTTGGGATTGTAAGGGTAGTCGAGGGATGGACAGCCGAGGTTTGAAttaacgtgtccgtgcacctcGTGCACGGATTCATCTCGTGCACGCCGAACACTATCTTAGCGATCTCAAAAATGAGGCTGTACAACGCCACATAATAGCTCAATATTAATAAAAACGTAGTATAGCAGTAATcagatgcttgcgatcaacttgtactatctatatttttGTGGGagttgacgttgcggccacgtgatgtgacTTTGGCTGGAGTAGCAGATAGCTCATCTCCAGCTTGAACACCAGCGTG from Pyrenophora tritici-repentis strain M4 chromosome 1, whole genome shotgun sequence encodes the following:
- a CDS encoding YTH1, Cleavage and polyadenylation specificity factor (CPSF) Zn-finger protein — encoded protein: MAAFAPSKFPSDVVEKPHQEPPPPHLQHGPFSHQLNPPTAPFPTNSPQLSRRTSRDLRHQLSSGAMAGANGHGPMAVPGGRVNEHRANLRDMGFAGPRSPPNNKNTSHVPCKFYRQGACQAGKACPFLHSDEPLTERAPCKYFTKGNCKFGQKCALAHILPNGHVVNRGNAGGHFSRMNVPHHQEIPMNSSLLTMQAHMGGMQPGYPYAMQDEYVNQKNQYDMIPTIDTTFSSHPASNYGSPPNENGRLPISPTHKGLSVMDVQLPASFDSQGISTMARYGPMASSVPAKFLANSPPSSYQADSPALRNLHDSAFGDGLRRGIGALGSSPPESVEQPNGRRMLHSELAANRSRGLMSSSVGARPTYKDEEWDETDMIGKFEEDLLPNSLSDLLTPQEKMRRFSRDQGEHESSLSHRASQSRLGVSPTASDLKYGSPSGATASPSRFQSMWAKPRGPTYDSGFESGSLPGQSAFGHVGSPLRNSTLHPGASPSLRAMNRPQTGDTSSYLASPPRQASMSMISQQLQRTRLSNEPPSITSNPVHPGINRVTSASSIGSSSGRLGMDRAVSSSSINRERIEEEQGLFSMEEEEDLNKSRDGASTTSSTSNKRLSGLSWGSGGGKGSPNLAPVGSHRANGTSGLGKESGPWSNNA
- a CDS encoding RNA-binding protein (RRM domain), which translates into the protein MSYETDNYDQRDRSPRRRSRSPRRSRRSYSPRSRSRSREDYRRTERRSRSPNSGAQAAAGGYQSYGAGRGGSSRPVENKGEMMQSIRDSSQQDRRVYVGNLSYDVKWHHLKDFMRQAGEVLFADVLLLPNGMSKVTKDGLSSAGGAGAGRQVYVANLPYNVGWQDLKDLFRQAANNGQVLRADVHTAPDGRPKGSGIVAFETPEDARNAITQFNGYDWQGRNLEVREDRFAGAQGGFGGRGGFAGGRGGFGGGFGRGGFGARGGFGGGFGGRGGYGGGAGYGGGAPGGPAFDPNAAPAAPNPFTDYATAGGEPSNTIYVRNLPWSTSNEDLVELFTTIGKVERAEIQYEPNGRSRGTGVVEFEKAADAETSIAKFTGYQYGGRPLGLAYVKYTNLGNGDAMEGTEHTGGLTQDQIM
- a CDS encoding CaiC, Acyl-CoA synthetase (AMP-forming)-AMP-acid ligase II, whose product is MPTKSPYPDVEIPDVDLWGLTFDRKDREFSDDKVIYRAVKSDRNYTFSDVKKAATQFGIGLRDLWDWQKNDILALYTPNDIDVPPVIFGTFYAGGIVTPANPGYSKDELVYQLKNSGAKALVTTMAFLDTAVQAAKEVGIPDERLILLGPEKHSANRYKHWTAIVKSFGTPNYRRRKADPQDLAFLAYSSGTTGLPKGVMLSHRNMVSDLLLAKGAIGKWYSSEDKFIGVLPFFHIYGLMALVLQTIHRGIELVVMPGFDMKTFLETIQNQKITFVYVAPPIIVRLSRDAMVEKYDLSSIKMMTSGAAPLTKELVESVHKRLNIKITQAYGLSETSPMTHGQPWDEWYSSVGSVGKLLPNMHAKYIAADGTELGPGQVGELWMSGPNIFKGYWKNEAATKDAITPDGYFKTGDIGFQDEKHNFYITDRVKELIKYKGFQVPPAELEGKLMESDLIDDVAVIGVNDEQQHTEIPRAYIVASKRAGAGEKEARAIVEWMNKKVANHKRLRGGVVFVDEVPKSASGKILRRLLKERSKTDVPMGVSAKAKL
- a CDS encoding solute carrier family 25 protein, giving the protein MSADFWAGYVSGAAGIIIGNPLDLIKTRLQAGKAAQTLEATSPLPSPTSFKGNFENAGSLVRGATAPILTYGALNALLFVTYNRTLSLLHENPSSPTNFSKVFLAGATGGLASFVVSAPTELVKCRAQVSTHAATTSWTIARDVWRSEGIRGLYYGGGITSVRDAVGYGFYFWSYELSKQAWSSPNDSDRETAMKVLLCGGLAGVITWASIFPLDVIKTRVQTQILHAPAAQSEQGLLLPTETQWKRLSSVEIASLAYRTEGMGVFFRGLGICSVRAFVVNAVQWAVYEWTMKLLQQP